ATGTTTGTAGTGACTGAATACGGTGTGGCGAAGCTAAAGGGCAAAAGTGTTAGAGAGCGGGCTCGAGAGTTGATCAAGATAGCGCATCCAGATTTTGCTGATCAGCTGAGTAAGGAGGCGCAGAAGCTAGGGTTTATCTGAAAAGGTGTGTAACGTTGCGTAACGTTGTGGTGATAGGGGTTGGTCAAAGCCAGTTCGGCAATAGGTTTGATGTAAGGATAGATGAACTCGCACTTGAATCGGTTAAAGAAGCATTAGATGACGCTAACCTCGAGGCTAAGGACATAGAGTATATGGTTGTGGGATGCGCTGGTGTTTGGAGCGCTGAGGACTCGCCTGCGGTCGTCTGCTCAGATTACTGCGGTATGCTTCCGAAGGGCAGCATGCGTGTAGAGGCTATGTGC
The Nitrososphaerota archaeon DNA segment above includes these coding regions:
- a CDS encoding 4-hydroxybutyrate CoA-transferase translates to MFVVTEYGVAKLKGKSVRERARELIKIAHPDFADQLSKEAQKLGFI